A stretch of the Pseudalkalibacillus hwajinpoensis genome encodes the following:
- a CDS encoding MFS transporter gives MSSQTHTMSHSKEKSSGTLALLALAISAFGIGTTEFVPVGLLSSIADDLSISITLAGLLISGYAIGVAIGAPVLTALTGKMNRKTLLMSLMVVFIIGNLVAGISTSFGLLLVARFITAFSHGIFFSIGSTIAADLVPENKRASAIAFMFTGLTVATVTGVPLGTFIGQAFGWRATFLGVALLGVIGIIASAILVPKDLKESPPAKFSEQVKILTNGKLLLAFAITALGYGGTFVAFTYLAPLLEDVTGLSVKFVSVILLVYGVAVAIGNVIGGKASDKNPLKALFWMFVMQAIILLIMTLALPFKVAGIISIFFMGLFAFMNVPGLQVLVVNLAEKYMPSAVNVASALNIAAFNVGIAIGSFVGGVIVDSIGLIHTPWIGAIMVVGAVALTGWLRAMERKA, from the coding sequence ATGAGTTCTCAAACACATACAATGTCACATTCGAAAGAAAAATCCAGTGGTACTCTTGCCCTTTTAGCGCTCGCGATTAGTGCATTTGGAATTGGAACAACCGAATTTGTTCCTGTTGGCCTTCTTTCTTCTATTGCAGATGACCTATCGATTTCGATTACACTTGCTGGCCTATTGATTTCAGGTTACGCCATCGGAGTAGCAATTGGTGCTCCGGTTCTAACTGCTTTAACGGGAAAAATGAATCGGAAGACGCTCCTCATGTCATTAATGGTCGTTTTTATCATTGGTAACCTTGTAGCTGGAATATCCACATCATTCGGTTTACTACTCGTTGCCCGATTTATTACAGCATTTTCACACGGGATTTTCTTCTCAATCGGATCAACGATTGCGGCAGACCTTGTTCCAGAAAATAAGCGAGCAAGTGCGATTGCCTTTATGTTTACAGGATTAACTGTCGCGACCGTAACCGGGGTTCCGCTTGGAACATTTATTGGACAAGCCTTTGGTTGGAGAGCAACGTTCCTTGGTGTCGCCCTACTTGGTGTGATTGGGATTATCGCAAGTGCGATTCTCGTGCCAAAAGATTTGAAAGAATCACCGCCAGCGAAATTTAGTGAACAGGTGAAGATCTTAACGAATGGAAAATTACTCTTAGCATTTGCGATTACAGCACTAGGTTACGGTGGTACGTTCGTTGCCTTTACGTATTTAGCCCCACTTCTTGAAGATGTTACAGGACTTAGCGTGAAATTTGTTAGTGTGATTTTGCTCGTTTATGGTGTTGCCGTAGCGATTGGAAATGTCATTGGTGGGAAAGCGTCGGATAAGAACCCATTAAAAGCACTGTTTTGGATGTTCGTAATGCAAGCAATCATTCTCTTAATTATGACGTTAGCCCTTCCATTTAAAGTGGCCGGCATCATTTCGATTTTCTTCATGGGTTTGTTTGCCTTTATGAATGTTCCTGGTTTGCAAGTACTTGTAGTGAATCTTGCTGAAAAATATATGCCATCTGCCGTTAACGTGGCATCTGCACTTAATATCGCTGCGTTTAACGTTGGAATAGCGATTGGCTCATTTGTTGGAGGCGTCATCGTTGATTCCATTGGTCTGATTCACACGCCTTGGATTGGAGCAATTATGGTTGTCGGAGCGGTTGCGCTTACAGGATGGCTACGAGCTATGGAGAGAAAAGCATAG
- a CDS encoding DUF6007 family protein yields the protein MNHQLDVRALLKGIAIWEVVLFLPAILLFSYLPDERLIDIFINVFIFFCCTIGLFAISRYVQRFVKRG from the coding sequence ATGAATCATCAGTTGGATGTACGAGCTTTATTAAAGGGCATTGCCATATGGGAAGTAGTATTGTTTCTTCCAGCTATTTTGTTGTTTTCTTATCTGCCTGATGAACGACTGATCGACATCTTTATTAACGTATTTATTTTCTTTTGTTGTACAATTGGTCTCTTTGCGATATCAAGGTATGTTCAGCGGTTTGTGAAGAGAGGATAA
- a CDS encoding nucleoside deaminase, whose product MTEKDWLTQAIQLASKSVTEHDGGPFGAIVVKDGVVIGEGFNQVTTDHDPTAHAEVVAIRNACQKLGTHQLEGCVVYASCEPCPMCLGAIYWSRKDRVYFAASRNEAADAGFDDAVIYNEIEKKPEQRTIPFHHIEMDEKNEPFQSWEKHKNRIDY is encoded by the coding sequence ATGACAGAGAAAGATTGGTTAACACAAGCGATCCAGCTAGCATCTAAAAGCGTAACTGAACATGACGGTGGGCCATTTGGTGCAATCGTCGTCAAAGATGGCGTTGTTATAGGCGAAGGTTTCAATCAAGTGACAACGGATCATGATCCTACTGCCCATGCAGAAGTCGTTGCGATTCGAAACGCATGTCAAAAACTCGGGACGCATCAGCTTGAAGGCTGTGTCGTTTACGCAAGCTGCGAGCCCTGCCCGATGTGCCTTGGAGCGATCTACTGGTCTCGCAAAGACCGCGTATATTTTGCTGCATCTAGAAATGAAGCAGCCGACGCTGGGTTTGATGATGCCGTGATCTATAACGAAATTGAGAAAAAGCCTGAACAAAGAACCATTCCGTTTCACCATATTGAAATGGATGAGAAGAACGAACCATTTCAAAGCTGGGAAAAGCATAAAAATCGAATAGACTACTAA
- a CDS encoding type 1 glutamine amidotransferase domain-containing protein, producing MSKRILMVVTTADTMNEGHKTGLWLSEFGEAYIEFEKLGYQITVASPLGGKAPVDDRSLEGGETPQEILDTAKYLEDTVKLEKIVGASTFDAIFMPGGHGTMFDLPENDKLQHLIREFYESNKIVASVCHGPAGLVGVTLSDGTPLVSGKTITAFTDDEERETTLDQFMPFLLETRLRELGANFVTEDNWSDHMQVDGNLITGQNPQSTTSVAKEVVEKLS from the coding sequence ATGAGCAAACGTATATTAATGGTTGTCACAACCGCGGATACAATGAATGAAGGTCATAAAACAGGTCTCTGGTTATCAGAGTTTGGGGAAGCGTATATCGAATTTGAAAAGCTTGGCTATCAAATCACAGTAGCTAGTCCTTTAGGAGGAAAGGCACCTGTTGATGATCGCAGTCTTGAAGGTGGAGAAACGCCTCAAGAAATTCTCGATACTGCCAAATACCTTGAAGATACAGTGAAGCTAGAGAAAATCGTTGGGGCGTCTACTTTTGATGCGATCTTTATGCCGGGTGGGCACGGAACAATGTTTGACCTTCCAGAAAACGATAAGCTTCAGCACTTGATTCGTGAGTTCTATGAATCAAACAAAATTGTTGCTTCCGTCTGCCATGGTCCCGCTGGACTCGTTGGCGTAACTCTTTCAGATGGTACGCCGCTTGTTTCAGGTAAAACGATTACGGCGTTTACAGACGATGAAGAAAGAGAAACAACGCTTGATCAATTCATGCCTTTTTTACTGGAAACTCGTCTTCGCGAACTTGGTGCTAATTTTGTTACAGAAGATAACTGGTCAGATCACATGCAAGTAGACGGTAATTTAATTACTGGTCAAAATCCGCAATCAACCACTAGCGTTGCGAAAGAAGTAGTCGAGAAACTTAGCTAA
- a CDS encoding ferritin-like domain-containing protein, with translation MKKVAIIAIISFIFFNLSFLNAKAEALPEDYGAKGALQDTSITLKEALTYAIQDEYLAQARYDAIIKEFGDIRPFSQIKIAEQRHITALLPLFTRYNITVPENNASQYTTTPKTLKEAFEAGVQGEVDNIAMYEKLADLSDLPQDVQTVMTRLGDASKNHLAAFKKGLSQYE, from the coding sequence TTGAAAAAAGTAGCGATTATTGCGATCATTAGCTTCATTTTCTTCAACTTAAGTTTTCTTAATGCTAAAGCAGAAGCACTTCCAGAAGACTACGGAGCAAAAGGAGCACTACAAGACACTTCCATTACATTGAAGGAAGCCTTAACGTATGCGATTCAGGATGAGTACCTAGCACAGGCAAGATATGATGCCATCATCAAAGAATTCGGTGACATAAGACCTTTCTCTCAAATTAAAATTGCCGAGCAAAGGCACATTACAGCTCTTCTCCCCTTATTTACAAGGTATAACATAACCGTGCCCGAAAATAATGCTAGCCAGTATACAACCACTCCCAAAACGTTAAAAGAAGCGTTCGAAGCTGGCGTTCAAGGAGAAGTGGACAACATAGCCATGTATGAGAAATTAGCGGATCTATCAGACCTGCCGCAGGATGTCCAAACCGTAATGACAAGGCTTGGTGATGCCTCAAAAAATCATCTTGCTGCGTTTAAAAAAGGCTTAAGTCAATATGAATGA